From Triticum aestivum cultivar Chinese Spring chromosome 7B, IWGSC CS RefSeq v2.1, whole genome shotgun sequence:
cttaggattgggtcttgtccatcacatcattctcctaatgatgtgatcccgttatcaacgacatccaatgtccatggtcaggaaaccgtaaccatctattgatcaacgagctagtctactagaggcttactagggatatggtgttgtctatgtatccacacatgtatctgagtttcctatcaatacaattatagcatggataataaacgattatcatgaacaaggaaatataataataactaatttattattgcctctagagcatatttccaacagtgggcggtgtggttgccggggtgtggcgttcggtggcggtgagtgttggccgaggtgaaaacatgttctatcttcggacggaccggcggcggcgaagatcgttcccttcttgaaggcgtcgtcacgGCTATCATTGCCCGTCATgtggctccaggggaaactctgatccttggatcgggcgatggcggcgcgccggtgtcgttcccttcttgaagacgCCGCCTTGGAGTgcatggttcgtcatatgtagcttcatctcTGTGTGGTAGTGCTAggagtggtgttgctgcgctcagcgcctttgtatcctgccctgggtgtgtgcgtgtgttgcggtgGCGTGGCGTGTGTTTGTACTGGATGCTTGTTGATtggtgctttatttataaagcggggcgaaagcctttttcggtaatccAAATATTCCTACAGAACACGCTTAATTATGCTCATGGGACAATTTGAATTTTTGGAGGAAAGCACTTACTGTTTTGCCTGTCCATGTTGCCGCTGCTGCCATGGGCATCACGTTGAGCTGCCTGTCGACTTTGCCCTGGAAATGATTGCTGCCATGATGACCGGTCAATCCAAGACCGCAACCAAACTTGGTGAAACATCGCTCGTCGTTACCAAAACCGATCAGTCTGAGGGCTCGTCTACAGCGTCCGCTGGGTGCTGGCACTGCGTCCACGTCCTCCTCGACCACAAGTACGGTCACCGGCACCATGCCTATCACCTCCTTGATCCTATGTTGCATTGTTGGCATTATCCTTGCACGTCGTTTCACCCTGAACATGGCCTTCATCGCCTTATCTGTGCACTTTCTGGGCATGGCCTTCCTCGCCATGCGCATCATGTGATGGACATGGCCTTGGCCGCCGTGGCTAGCTTGACCACGTTTGACACGACCACGTCCACCTCGGCTGGTACCATGAGATAGGCAGACAAAGGAACTTCATTACCGTTTGTAGTACGCTAATTTGATATGCTAGTATTAAAGACTCAGCACCAACAACATATTTTGTAAATTCACGTCAAATGAAGGATTCTACTTATGAAACGAAACTTGAATGGTCAAGATAAATGATACAACGATCAACATTTTGTGCGACCAGCACATCTAAGAAATGACATGGGCCACAAAAACTAAGATATCATGGAAAGTTATGACATTTATGTTTCAATCTATTAGTCTGCAACAAGGCGATACATTTTTATCATTAAACAAAATACCAAAAAGCGAACTTATCAGAAAATATCCATTCATGTTAGATTAGTTGATGTTGTCTCTAAAGTAAATTTATCAGTGTTGAATGTTAAAAAATATCATGCATAAGAGTGCTTATAACAAATATAGTTGTACTGTTATAGTTGGGATGTTGTCGCAACTCCAGAAGTATGTATAACGATACTTGATAAATCATAAAGCTCTAGAGTCCAAAGTTCATAAGACAATGTTTTTTCTGACAAATAGCTTCACCCTTAGAGATGATTTCTATTTCCCTTCAAAAAAAACTGCAGGCTCCAAATATTGGCTATAGCAGATGGCGAGTTTCAATCAGGTGATTTTTCCTAGAAGGAAATGAACCAATCACAAAATCAGTTGAGTTTGGCAAACAGAACACCTAGTGCGAGTAGGAAACTGAAACTGAAACACGTACTGGAGCCAATGGTTACACAAATTTCTCCAAGGTCGAAGTTTATTTCTCCCTCATCTAGTAGAACAATCTAATGGTAGCTACTACACTTCATATTCATTTCTCCGGCGTCCAACGTATCACCAAGAGGAAACGAAAAATTGTACCACGGTGGAAAGAGGTCAGTCTGACTAATCTAACTCAGAGGCATGATGAAGTTGCTACTACCTTGGTCTAGATTAGTTAACACATATATAGCTGAATTAAGAGCTCCTAATTTAACTGACATCTTACTACTTGTACTCTTGAGGATGATGTATCGCGCACCTTGCCATAGTTGGCGAAGATAATCTTGAGGATGTGTTCGAGCCCCGCCGGGTCGGACGTGTAAATCAACCCCTCGTCCCAGTGAGAGCAGCCGGAACGTCATGTGCTCGCGGAACAGGTCCGTGTAGTAGTCGTGTAGCCACCGGACGTGGTATACCTAGTGGAACGCTGTGGCCACGGCGGGCGGGTACCGTttcgctccagcgccgccgccgccgaggatgAGGACAAGGTACGAGCAAATATGTCATTCCTTGTCAGAGAAACCGAAAACCAAACATGCACTGTAGATGACCGTCGATGAGGGACGTATGCAAATCACCCGGGCCAGCATGTCCTTCGTCACCAGCACCACCGTGCCATGGGTCGGGCGTGGTAAGCAGCTGCATCCCCGGGAGCGCAGGAGCTCTCGCCCTCCTCAACGTCTACGGCGTGTGGTTAGCCGACACGCCGGCAGCGTCGTCGTCCCGGTGATCCGCTACGTATCCGAGGCGCTGGCGGCTGCTGCGTCCTGGTGATCCGCGACagcggcggcggtcgccggcgtcgtCTTCCCGGGTCGGTGACGGTGTCTGCGACTGCGTCTCGATCCGAGGATTACCGGTCTGGGATCTCGTCCGGGACAAGAGGATCGGCGTCGGCGGCTGCGGTTGCGTATCCTCCGGAGACGAGAAGGAGCGGATCAGGACCTCGTTTGGGAGAGGAGGAGCGTTGATATGTTTTTTTTATTTGAGTGATTTTTTGTCGATAGATAGATTAGAACCAGTGATACACGGGTGTTGGGAGGTGCCAAGTGCTCGGAGTACAGATTCCGTTTCTAGGGGGAGACGCTGACGGAGACGAGTCACGACAGGAGTCAATCAGATAGCTCAGAGCGATTTAATCTAACGGCGCAGGAGGCGACGCCCAGCGCTGGCCTTTATTAAGCGGCGGAGACGGGCTACCGGCTGCATCCTGAGCTAACCCTAATACCTCCTTcccctcatcgccgccgccgccgccgccaccgccaccgctgcGATGTCTTCTGAGCCTCTACCCGCCTCCACAGAGGCTCTCGAGGCAGATCTCTCCGCCGCTACGATCAGCAAGAAGCAGCTTAACAAGGAGGCCCGGAAGGCCGCAAAGGCAGCGAAGGCAGAAAACGCAGGGAAGGCCGAAAAGTCTCAGGCGGAAGAAGAAGACGACCCCTTTGCGGTCAACTACGGTGACGTTCCACTCGAGGAGATCCAGTCCAAGGTCATCTCCGGCCGGTCCTGGACGGACATCGGCGACCTCGATGAGGCCGCCGTGGGCCGCTCCGTCCTGATCCGCGGATATGCGGAGAAGTTCCGCCCGGTCTGCAAGAAGATCGCTTTCGTCGTGCTTCGCCAGAGCATGACCACCGTGCAGTGTGTGCTCGTCGCTAGCGCCGACACCGGCGTCAGCACGCAGATGGTGCGCTTTGCCACCTCCCTCAGCAAGGAGAGCATCGTTGACGTCGAGGGCGTCGTCTCCCTACCCAAGGACCCCCTCAAGGCTACAACGCAGCAGGTCAGCCATCTGGGCCCAAAGGCTGTTTCTTGTCAGCCGAATTCAACATGGATTGGTTTGTTTGGGCTAATGAATTGTTTTTGTGCTCGTTTGACTGGCAGGTGGAGATTCAGGTCAGGAAGGTCTACTGCATTAGCAGGGCAATCCCTACACTTCCAATCAACCTCGAGGATGCAGCCCGTAGTGAAGCAGAATTTGACCTGGCTGAGCGGGTATGTCCTTTCCTTTGTTTCCCTTCTCCTTGCAGGAATCACTCAACTGTTGTTTCCCAGCAGTTCATGTTTCCCGTCTATGATTCTTATTATCCTGTCGTGGTTGGTTTAAGAGATTTATTACTCTTGCAGACAGGAGAGAAGCTGGCGCGTGTTCACCAGGAGTCACGGTTGAACTATCGAGTTATCGATCTGCGGACACCCACAAGTCAATCTGTCTTCCGTATCAAATTCGAAGTTGAAAATGTGAGTATTGTCCTTGTTTCTACTCTTTGTTATCATTCATGCCATAGGGTATTCTGCTGTACTAAGTAGCATACTGTGTTATGGCTAGCAAGGTTTTGGAGTCGCTGTATAGTCGGTAAATCGTTGCTTTGCTCGCTCGTGCACGTGACTTGACTCACAGAGCTGATTCGCCGACTTGCTGCGATTAGTTGGCGGCTAGTAGTCGCCGGTCTCCTGGCTTGGTCTGCCAGATTTCCGAGAGGAAGAGAGGGAAAAGGAGAGAAGCAATCGTGCTCGCTGCCGTGGCCTAGAAACTGCCGCCGCTCCTTGCCGGCGGCGCAGAGCAAGGAGGGGGTTCAAGGGGAGAGGCTTGAGTGAGGCTGCGTGCGGGAGTGCGCCTACGGGCTGGCGGCGCTAGGTGGATTCACGTGATGGGGTGCTAGGTTTAGCGAGGCGGGTGAGGCTGGGAGCAGTTAGCTGGGCCGTGCCGGGCCTGGCTGCGATATATGACAAACCAACTTCGCTCATATATGGTATCAATGGGCTATGCAAAGGAGATAATCACGTGCGGGAGTGCGCTGTTTGCTGCTTGTACTCTGCTAGAGCTCTGTTTGCTGCTTGTACTGCCCCTTTTACTGCCATGGCGACTTGGGGTGACTAATCAAGCCAAGTCGCTTACTGAAGCCAGCAAGTCGCTAGCCGCAGCCATGGCGACTTGGCTTGACTCGGCGACTCAAAATCCTTGATGGCTAGCACCATGTTCTTAGTTATTGTTATGCAAATATCCGGAGTATCTCCATCTATCAGGCAAAAGACACTTCAACATCGAGCTTCAGTGTTTGTCTGATTGCACCTTGAACAAACTGGGATTTTAACATGCAGTATGTAATATTGTTCTACCAAAACTATGCTTATGTTGGTCACATTCATGTGGCATCTCATGCAGCTAAATTTTATTAGTATGTagtagtacaaatgcccgtgcgttgcaacgggaaaaaaataGAACACGACGACATAACCGGCATATTTGCGATGGCATAGACATTGGTATCTTATCCatgacataatcatcacataaGCAGTGGGCTGTACATCTCCACTCTCTGACGAGATCAGACATCACTTGTATCTTTAAAATAAATGTAAATAGCGCACACCCTTACCCATGGCTCAAGGACCCTCTCCACGGGTCCATGTCCTTAATTTCAACACACCGCTTATCCCCCATCTCACCATTGTCAAATATGGCTTGCGGATGTTAAATAACAAGTTAACAACTATGATAAAATTATTTAGAGACCTGTATTTACAACCCATCTCACATCAAAATGATATAGGAAGATGTAAAAAAACATCCTTTGGAAAATATTGTCTAGATTATTATGCTGTTTAGAATTATTATTAAATAGTTTATAATATAAGTAAAGTTGAATTAGCAAGTTGGATGGAAATTGTACTGTAATTTCATGTCCAACAGTCCAACTTCGATGGCTCCATCATATCTGTGTACCTTTGTAACTCTTCGTAGTGCACTGTAGCATCACATGAAGCTACCCAGCAGCCAAGAAACCAGATTGATCTGTCAAAAGTAGATCCCAGATGAATCCCTAGCATCACCTGTAAATCAAACCGGGGGTTTCTTCCATAGAGTGTTATATGTCACACATTGTTTCTAAGGCGTACCTAAGGCGTCGCTTAGGCGACGCCTGAGCGTCAGGGCGCCTTGCCTTACTTGCATGCCTAAGGCGTCCGCCTAGGCGCCATTCTTCCTGCCTTAGGCAAATGAAGATGCCTTAGACAGGGCAGGGGGTTCAGGCGGGAAACAGTGCTCTGGGCGTGAAGAGAAAGGTGGGAAACAGAGTCTGGGCGCCAACTGTTACTAGCAGGGGGAGAGAGAGCCCTAACCAGTTTCAGTTTTCG
This genomic window contains:
- the LOC123162861 gene encoding uncharacterized protein (The sequence of the model RefSeq protein was modified relative to this genomic sequence to represent the inferred CDS: added 3 bases not found in genome assembly); the protein is MASRGGRGRVKRGQASHGGQGHVHHMMRMARKAMPRKCTDKAMKAMFRVKRRARIMPTMQHRIKEVIGMVPVTVLVVEEDVDAVPAPSGRCRRALRLIGFGNDERCFTKFGCGLGLTGHHGSNHFQGKVDRQLNVMPMAAAATWTGKT